Below is a genomic region from Pseudomonas berkeleyensis.
TCAGGACTCCCCGCCATGAGCATCAAATCGGATAAGTGGATTCGCCGCATGGCCCAGGAACACGGGATGATCGAGCCCTATGTCGAGCGCCAGGTACGCGGTGCCGACGACAGCCGCGTCATCTCCTACGGCGTTTCCAGCTATGGCTACGACGTACGTTGCGCCGACGAATTCAAGGTGTTCACCAACATCCATTCGGCCATCGTCGACCCGAAGAACTTCGACGAGAAGAGCTTCGTGGACATCAAGAGCGATGTCTGCATCATCCCGCCGAACTCCTTCGCCCTGGCTCGTACTGTCGAGTACTTCCGCATTCCGCGTGATGTACTGACCATCTGCCTGGGCAAGAGCACCTATGCGCGCTGCGGCATCATCGTCAACGTCACGCCGCTGGAACCGGAATGGGAAGGCCACGTGACCCTGGAGTTCTCCAACACCACCAACCTGCCGGCGAAGATCTACGCCAACGAAGGCGTGGCACAGATGCTGTTCCTGCAGTCCGACGAGGCCTGTGAGGTTTCCTACCGTGACCGTGGTGGCAAATACCAGGGCCAGACGGGTGTGACGCTGCCCAAGGCTTGAGCACGTAGGGTGCGCCAAGCGGCTGCGTTTCGTGGTGCGCGCACCGCACCCTACGATAGAAGCAAGATGGCGAAACGAAAGAGGCCGCTCATGGAGCGGCCTCTTTTCGTTCAACGGTGCATCAGACCATCTGATCGCCGACGTGCAGGATCTTCATGGTGTTGGTGCCGCCGGTACCATGATAGCTGTCGCCCTTGGTCAGGATCACCCAGTCGCCCGGCTCGACCACACCACGCTTGAGCAGCTCGTCCACTGCAGCCTGGCTGACTTTGTTGGCCGGCAGCGAGGCTGGGTCGAACGGCACGGTGTAGACGCCGCGGAACAACGCCACACGGGCCTGGGCTTCGCGGTGCGGTGTGAAGGCGAAGATCGGGATCGAGGAGCGAATGCGCGACATGATCAGCGGGCTGTAGCCACTCTCGGTCAGGCTGATGATGGCCTTGACGCCCGGGAAGTGGTTGGCGGTGTACATGGTTGCCAGGGCCACGCTCTCGTCGCAACGCTGGAACTGGCGACCGATGCGGTGGCTGGATTTCTGGCTGGTCGGGTGTTTCTCGGCACCCAGGCACACGCGAGCCATGGCCTGCACGGCTTCGACCGGGTATTCGCCAGCGGCGCTTTCGGCAGAGAGCATCACGGCGTCGGTGTAGTCCAGCGCGGCGTTAGCCACGTCGGACACTTCGGCGCGGGTCGGCATCGGGCTGTGGATCATCGATTCCATCATCTGGGTGGCGGTGATCACCGCTTTGTTCAGGCGACGGGCATGGGCGATGATTTTCTTCTGGATACCGACCAGTTCGGCATCGCCGATTTCCACGGCCAGGTCGCCACGGGCCACCATCACTGCGTCGCTGGCGCGGATCAGGCCGTCGAGGGCTTCGTCATCGGCCACGGCTTCGGCGCGCTCGATCTTGGCTACCAGCCAGGCAGTACCGCCGGCCTCGGTGAGCAGGCGACGGGCGTAGTCCATGTCGGCGGCATCACGCGGGAAGGATACGGCGAGGTAG
It encodes:
- the dcd gene encoding dCTP deaminase, whose amino-acid sequence is MSIKSDKWIRRMAQEHGMIEPYVERQVRGADDSRVISYGVSSYGYDVRCADEFKVFTNIHSAIVDPKNFDEKSFVDIKSDVCIIPPNSFALARTVEYFRIPRDVLTICLGKSTYARCGIIVNVTPLEPEWEGHVTLEFSNTTNLPAKIYANEGVAQMLFLQSDEACEVSYRDRGGKYQGQTGVTLPKA
- the pyk gene encoding pyruvate kinase, which produces MTFRRTKIVATLGPASNSPEVLEQLILAGLDVARLNFSHGTPDDHKARAQLVRELAAKHGRHVALLGDLQGPKIRIAKFENKRIELKDGDLFRLSSSHSRTAGTQEVVGIDYPALIQDCDVGDELLLDDGRVVMRVELKGADELHCRVLIGGPLSDNKGINRRGGGLTAPALTEKDKADIKVAAEMDLDYLAVSFPRDAADMDYARRLLTEAGGTAWLVAKIERAEAVADDEALDGLIRASDAVMVARGDLAVEIGDAELVGIQKKIIAHARRLNKAVITATQMMESMIHSPMPTRAEVSDVANAALDYTDAVMLSAESAAGEYPVEAVQAMARVCLGAEKHPTSQKSSHRIGRQFQRCDESVALATMYTANHFPGVKAIISLTESGYSPLIMSRIRSSIPIFAFTPHREAQARVALFRGVYTVPFDPASLPANKVSQAAVDELLKRGVVEPGDWVILTKGDSYHGTGGTNTMKILHVGDQMV